In Thermococcus sp., the genomic window ACCGGATAGAAATCATCGAGGATGAGGGCGTTTATCCCAATCCCCCGAATTCCTGGCGGTAGCTTGCCGGCGGGCTCTATGCTCACCACATACTGGTCGTAGAACTCTATGTGCTCAGCCCTGACTGTCAGACCGCGGGATAGCTTGGAGCGGAGCGGTATGAGCTGGAGGAAAAGGTTCTCCCTCTCAACGTCCCAGCTGGCGCTTATTGAAACGCTCCCCCGGGTAAAGAACTGGGTTATGTATCTTTCATCCCTCTCCTCACCGGCGAGACGAAAACCAATCTTGCTCATCGCCCTCCCAAGGAAGTTCGGCCTCGGGAGCCGCTGGTAGTTCACCAGATACTCACCTATCCACCCGGCTAGGGGCATAGAATAGCCTATGAACGCCTGCCTCTGAACCCGCAGGTAGGCCACGCTGGGGAGCAATTTGAACCCGGGATTCATTCCCATCAAAGAGAGAGCGGCATAATGGTATATATGATTAACGGAAAAGCTAAGAGCCGAAGAACTCGTCGAGGCTTATGCCCTTCTTTTTCTTCTTCATGGAAGACTTTTCCTTCTTGACCGCCTTCTCCAGTCCCTGTGATGGCTTTATCTTTTTCTCCGAGCGCTTGGAAGCCTTGGATTCCTTCTTTTTCTCCGTCCTGGACTTCTGCTTGAGCTTTCCGTTCGCCTTGAGCTCGTCGAGGTAACCGTTTTTGCCGTTGGACTTGCCGGTGCGGGCCTTTATCATCTTCTCGCAGACATCGGCGGAGAAGCCCATCAGCGTCCTCTGCCTTTCAGGGAAGACGTTTTCAAAGAGGGACTTTATGTCCTTCTCTGTCAGGCATATCCTCTGCCTCGTGTAGTCGAGCACGTTGTACTTCGTAACGAGCATCTTTGCAGTGGGGAGGTACTTTTCTATGGCACCCTTGCTGACGGTCAAAACGATCTTTCCGCCGCACTTGGGGCACTTGCCGGTCAGCGGAGGCCTCCTGTACTTGGTGTTGCACTTCACACAGCGGAACTCCTGGCGGGTGAAGCTCCTGAGGTTGCCCCTCAGGTCGGGGACGAGGTGAGAGTTGATTATCGTCTCGGCCACGTGGTGCTCATCGACCGCCCTTATGCGCTCCGCCAGGGCGAGCTGTCTCTCGACCTTCTCGACCATGTCGCCGAGCTGTTTGTACAGGCTCATCTTCGGGCCGAGGCCGATGTCATCGGTATCGTGGGTGAACTTAAGCCCCTCGTACATCTCAGGTTTACCGAGCCTGTCCTCAACGCGCTCGATGAACTTAATCTCCTTAGGCGACTTCATCTCGTAGGTGGCGCTGTAGAATTCCAGCGGATAGTAGCGGACGACGTCCATGTTGTGGACCTCGCTGTCAACCTCCCTTGGATCGAGGCGCGTGGTAACGACCAGAGGTGCGTCCATCTTGCCGCCGCGCTTTTCTGGCAGATAGTAACGTGAAAAGTTCAAAAGTGCATCCATAAGTAACATTACACTATCCTCATCTCCGTCACAGTTGCGTCTTTTTGCCGCATGATAATACGGGTGTGCATAACCCACAAGCACATCTGAGAACCCGATTATCCTGCCAATGATTCCGGCCGAGGTGTGCGGGGCGAGGCCGATGACAAGGTGGCCGACCAAGTCCTCCATCTTCTCGGCGTTGTAGAACCTCGGTAGGCCGTAGAACTTTTCCAGGAGGTCGTCTATGAAGCGGGTCACCTTGAGGAGGTAGCGACCGGCCTCGTAGGGCAGTATGACGTCCTGGACTTTGAGTTCCAGTATCTGGTCGTCCCTCTCAAGCGGTCTGCCCTCGAAGTCGCGGGTGTAGCCGAGCTCGCGGAGCTTCTCAACGCTCGTGCCGATCTCCCTCGGCTTGAAATGGGTTATCGGGGCATCGGTGGCGTCGAAGCGAATGGTGCCGTCCTTAAAGACGTAGACGTCGTTTTTGGCACGGAGAATGCCCTTCTCCAGCGGCTCGGCCATCTTGTAGCCGGAGGTCATGCCCTGGACGCCCTTGAGCTTGTCGATACCATAGACCTTCACGTTCTCCATGGCGGCGCGGAGAAGTTCCGAGGGCTTTATGGTTCTCCTCGCGTAGGGCTTCAGCTCCATTCCGCACTTGGGGCAGTGGAAGTCAAAGCCCTCGGCCTCGTTCTTGGAATAGTCAACGTTGCACTTGGCGCAGTGCCAGAGGAGTTCCTTTCTGGTGCCGCAGCGCGGGCAGATGTGCTCCGGCCCGGTGTGACCGCATTCCTGACAGCGGAAGAAGGCTATCTCAACACTCGTTACCTTTCCTTCCTCGGCGGCCTTTTTGATGTCCCTGCTGGAGCCACCAGCGAGGCCGATCGGGAAGAGAACCTGAACCGGCGGCTTCATCTTCCTCTCCTTGGCCTTCTCAGGTCTGCCCATGCGCGCGCCGATCCAGCTTATTCCCCTGTCACGGAGCTTTATCCGGTTGTTCTCATTGATAATGTCTATGACGGTGAAGAACGGCCTGGCCTTGAACTCCCATTCAAGGTTGCCGAGGGGTGTTAACAGGGCGGCGCTCCACGGGTAATCGATTACTATGACCTTCTTCCGATCCTCAGTCTTCTCAAGCCTGTGGGGGAGGCCGAGGAGCTCAAGGTAGCGCTTGATCCGGGGGTCGTTCTCCAGGACCACTTTCCTCGCGAACTTGTTCTTCATGTGTTCGTCCCACTCGATTTGGGCTCCCAGCAAAGCCATCTGGAGCCCTTCCACTTCCTCCGGTTTGAGCGTGTTCCAGTAGAGGGTGTAGTAGGGGTGAAACGGGATCTCCAGAACCTTTGAAAGGTGTATGGCAACCTCAACGTCAGGTCTCACGCGGAGTGGGTCTTTCAGCAGACTTTCGAGAAAGTCCGGGTCGAGTTCTATGTATTCAGCGGCCTCCTCAACGGCCTCGCGCGGGTTGTCGGAGAAGGGCCTGAGCTCGACCTCGTAGGTTTCGGCTACAGCTCTGACGAACTCCTGAATCCACCATTCCTCGACGTAGTTGGCCGGGAGGAGGGTCTGGTTGTTCTCGACGAAATCGCCGAAGTTCACCAAAGCATCGCCGACATAGAGTATCTCCTCGATTTTGTCCCTGATTCTGAGGGCGGTCTTGTAGTCATCCACGCGTATGACGCTTCCGTCCTTGAGCTTGACTATCGGTCCCTCGACGGTGGTTGCCGGTGTCACTATGCAGCCCTTGCCGGGCCTCTCCGTCTTCATCTGGGTCCCAATGGCTATGAACTCGTCCAAGACCAGCATGGTCGCGGGGTTGACGCTCCATGTTGCGAATCCGCTGACGCGGGAGCGGCCATATCTGAGCCGGAAGCCACCGTTCTTTGAGGGCTCGGCGAAGAGGGGCCTACCACCGATTATCTCCTTTGTATACTTCTTGTTTGGGGCTATGTTTGCCCGAAAGCGCTCGTAGAGCTCGTAGTAGAAGCCTTTCTCAACCTTCTCCCCTACTTCCGCTTTGCCCGCTTCCTCGGCCTTGGAATCCTCGGAAGGCTTTTCCTCGGCAGACTTGCCCTTTTCCTTGGCCTCGACGAACTCCTTTATCCAGTCCCAGCCGTCAACACCCATCTTGTCTATGTACTTGACGAGCTTCTTGGCCTTCTGAAGGACACCCTCGGCGAGAACGAGAATCGCACCACCGCGAAGGTGATTGGTCTCAATGCCGGGAACGTCCCTGTGGGAAACCTCTACCTTATCCGTCTCCTCACCGGTTATCTCGATGGGGATGTTCTTCATGGCGAGCCTTACCTCGTCGGCCTCCGGGTGGTACTGGAGGCGTGTAACAGCGCGGTGGTAGAGGTCTATCTCCTCGACCATTCTCTCTATGTGCTTCTCGCTGGGCTTGAAACGGTCGAGGCCGAGCTTCTTCCTGACGTAGTCCCCCACGAGGACGCTCAAAGCCTGCGCCGTTCCGCCGGAGCTCCTTATCGGCCCCGCGTAGTAGAGGGCGAGATATTCGGAGTTATCTTCCCAGATGTTGCGTTTGATTTTAACGTCCGCTATTCCCTCCAGGGGAGCGGAGACTATACCCTCCGTGAGAATGGCCAGTGCTGTCCTGACGGCCTGCTCGGCGTAGCGCTCCTTGCTTCCGAGGTCGCCGAACTTACCGTCTATAATCTCATCGACCACCTTCAGAGCGGCCAGTTCTTTACCGTACTCCTTGACGAGCTCCCGGATTCTCTCGGCGACACCCTTGGGTCCGACGAGGCTCTCAACACGGCCGGCCATGTCCGTGGCCTGGGGAACCTCAACCTCCAGGCTGGGATCCTTACCCTGTTCGCGGGCCTTTCTCGCTATCTCGTAGGCCCTGTCTATCTCGCGCTGGAGAGATTCAAAGTAAGCCTTCATCTCGGGAGAATAAATCTCGGTCATTTCAGACACCCTCGCAGTACTCATCGAATCTGATAACGGCCCTCAGCCGGGCCGTCTCGATGTCTATTATCGGAACCCTCGCCGGGGTCGGAACGATGTTCACCATCTTCTGGAATTCGGTCTGTGCCTGCCATGTTCCAGTGTTTATCAGGAAAACACCGTTGTACATCTTGTACTGCATGACGTGGACGTGGCCGGCTTGGAACAGATCCGGAACGGACTCTATGACGAGCGTATCCTCCGAGTCAGGTGCGATGGGAACCTTCTCCCCAAAGGTCGGGGCTAAGTGGCGGAGCTTGAGCAGGTCCAGCATCGCCTCCGCCGGCCGGTGGTGGCTTCTGTTGGGAAGGGCCGTGACGACGTCCTCTATCCCCCTACCGTGAGCTATGAGAAAATCCCTGCCGTGGAGCCGTATCACGGCCGGATTGCTTATGATGATCGCGTTTTTTAGCTTTAGAAGGGGCCTGGCATACTCTTCATAGAAGCCCGGCTGCGGTAGGGCAGTTCTGGCCGCATCGTGGTTGCCCGGGCCGATGAACATGGTTATGTGATCCGGCACGTTGCTCAGCAGATTCGCGAGTGCCTCGTACTGGTCGAAGATGTCAGGAATGGCGAGCTCGTTGTACTGGCCGGGATAGATACCGATGCCGTCGACAACATCACCGGCGATTATCATGTACTTAATCCTGCTGACGAACTCCTCCTCAGCCTTGTTGTTAACGTCGCCGTTGAGCCACTCCAGGAAGCGCATGAATGCCTTTTCGCAGAACTTGTTTGAACCGACGTGAACGTCGCTGAGAAGAACGGCGTACACCTTCTCTTCAAGGGGCGGCTTCTCGCGTTTGAACTTGGGGACGTCCGGGAGGTAAATCCTGTTCGCAAAGAATATTCCCCGTCCAGAGTAGCGGCCCCTGAAGGCCACCACTGCATCGGGCATTATCTCAAAGAACTTCTTGCTCTCCTCGTTGTTGCGGTTTATGAAGACCTTGATGACACCGGTATTGTCCTCCACCTCGAACATGAAGCCCTTTGCGGTTTCGCGCTTGCTGTTCACAAGGCCGATTATCGTCACCTCATCGTCGCTCTTCACATAGCCCAGCTTGGCTATGTCTATCACCCCACCAATCTCAGGGTTCTCGCGGAGGATTCTGCGCATCTTCTTGAGCCTGCTCCTGAAGTAGTCGGAGTAGACCTTGACTATGAGGTCACCCTCCTTGCCGGCGGCGTTTTTGGCCTTGGGGAGGGCAAATTTAACGTTCTTCACATCAAAAGTTATCTCATAATCATTGGGTATTTCCTTTGCCAGGTAGTGGAAGCCCGCCTTGGGCGAGATTTTGAAATCGGAGTAGACCGAGTAGCTCTTCTCCTCCTCGGGAACCTCCTCACCCACGTATGCGATGGGCACCCCATAGTCACCGTAGACCACCTTGGGTTTAATCCCGTTTCCGTTCTCCTCCCCGTTAACGTAGCCGTTATTGTATCCGTTGCCATTTTCGGGGGGAGCTTCCTCAACGACGGCTTCACTTTCCACGGGAAGGCTTTCATCTGAGGCCTCCGATAATATGGGCTCTTCAACTTTGGTTTCGGATTCGAAGTCCCCCCCGACCTCTGAGGTCTCGACATCTCCAGTGGAAATGAAACTCTCCCCCCCGGAAAAACTGCCTTCTTCTCCTCCAGATTGCAAAATTTCATGGGTTTCCTCACTGCTTTCAAGGACAGTTCCAGTGGAAATGGACGTTTGAGAAGCACTAACTAAAGAAGGCGTTGATTTGCCCATTTCCGTTGAAGAACCAGTCAACACACCAGATTCGCCGAAATCAGATGATTCCTCAGAGATTTCCACAGCGGGGGTTGACTCCGGCGAGAGGTATCCTTCAATAGAAGGCGCTTCTTGGGGGGAAGACTCTGTGGAACTTTCCATTGGAGAGACACCCTTCCATGACAGGAACTCCTTTGCCAGTGCTGAGTCTACCACAAAGGTTCCCTTTGACTTTGCAAACTTTATGAGCTCCGCGAGCGTGAAGTCTCTCTTATAGGCGTCAACGAGAAGGTAGTAAGCCAATGGAGTGATTAGATAGTTGTTGGACATCAAATCCTCGATCAGACCCATCAGAGCAGCCTCCTCTGGCGGGACATGCTCACGGTGAGCACGGTCTGGAGCTGGTGGTCATGGCGATATATGTTTTTCACCTTATAAGGAGTTACGTTCAGGCGGATTTCCTTGGTCCTCCCATAGCGCCCCTTGCTGACGACCTTCGCGTTGATGATGCCCAGCATATCGAGCTCATTGATGAGGTCGCTGACGCGCCTCTGGGTGAGGGGTTCGAGGTCAATGTGGTCGCAGAGGGACTTGTAAACCGAGTAAACGTCACCGGTGTTGGCCGGAAGCTCGCCGTTCTCATCGAGCAGGACTATCGCGTAGAGGAGAACCTTCGAGTGCAGGGGGAGCGTCTTTATGACCTCCTCCATGGTGTCCTGCTCTATCTTCTCCTGGGCCTTCCAGACGTGCCTCTCAGTTACCTTGCTGGCCCCCTCGCGCTCGGCTATCTCGCCGGCGACGCGGAGCAGATCAAGGGCTCTCCTCGCGTCGCCGTGTTCCCTTGCAGCCAGAGCTGCACAGAGGGGCACGACCCCATCATCCAGAACGCCCTCGTTAAACGCGCTCTCGGCACGCTGCATGAGTATGTCCCTGAGCTGGTTGGCGTCATATGGAGGAAAGACAACCTCTTCCTCGCTCAGGCTTGAGAGGACGCGGGCATCGAGGTACTCCTTGAACTTGAGGTCGTTGGATATGCCGATTATGCTGACCTTTGCCCTGGAAAGCTCCGTGTTTATTCTTGTGAGGGAATACAGTATATCGTCGCCGCTCTTCTTGATGAGCTTGTCTATCTCGTCCAGGACGATTATAACGAAGCGCTCCTTGGCGTCTATAACCTCCTTGAGCTTGGCGTAGACCTCATCGGTCGGCCAGCCGACGAGGGGAACCTCGACACCGCTCTCCAGCTTAAAATAGTTCACGATGTTCGCCAGGACACGGTACTGAGTATCGACTATCTCGCAGTTGACGTAGATAACATCCACTGGAACATTGTACTTCAGGGATATTTTCTTGAGCTCCTCTGTCACGAACTTGATCGTTACAGTCTTACCAGTTCCGGTTTTTCCATAAACGAAAACGTTGGAGGGAGTCTCACCGCGTAGAACGGGAACCAGAATATGAGCGAGGTTCTCAATCTGCTCACGCCTGTGGGGAAGCTCCTTGGGCGTGTAGCTGTGCCTGAGGACCTCCTTATTCTTAAAGATCTTCTTGGCGTGAAGGTACTTCTCAAAGATTGAATCAAGATAACTGTCGTCCATGGGCACCACCCACTCCACTGGAAATCCAGCCCCATCGTTGATTTTTATTCATGAAATCCCTTATTTGTTGAACACGTGATAATTCTATATCCCATAGTTGTCAATTAGCCAATTTTATCGAAGAGATCCTGAACATCAAACATGTGCTCCAGAGGAAGCACCGGATGCAGAGGAAAGCATAGATAATCGAGCCGAGGGGTTTATATGCCTTGTTGAACAGGTGGATGTAAAAAGGCAAGCGGAAAATAGGGGAGATAACCAGGAAAAAGAAGGCAAAATCATCCTTCTTTGTCGCGTAGTTGCCCTATCACAGCACCAAGGGCGGCGCCGAGAAGCTCTCTGGCGCCTTTCTCTGCACCCACAGGCTACTCCAAGGATACCCACCAGAACCATCTTAGGGAGCATGACAGTTGTGCAGCCACAGAGCCCAACCAGGGTACACAAACTACCCATGAACAGGACCCGAAGAACCAGCAGAAAGATAAAAATCAGAAGTAGCCAACGTCCTTTCCCCGCTCCTCCATTTCTTTCTTGGCCGAGAATACCTCGTCGAGCAGGTTCTTGGCGTCCTCAACGCTCATTCCAACTTTGACAGTGAGGAACCTCATCAGCTCCTCCCGGCTGGCACCGTGATCAACCCTCTCCAGAACCATCCCAACGATGCGATCAAAAATCTCCCTTGCAAATGCCTCCTCAAGACCGAGCTCTGAAACGGCAGACATCAGCCCTATGAGGAGAGATGTTAGGGCGTCGTTGAACTCCTCCTTGCCAAGGGTCTTCTTGTCCAGATCAACGCGAAGGTAAACGTCATCGTCCATGCCCGAGAGTGTGAACTTCATCAGGTTCACCTGGTCGTTGAGGCGCAGGAGAGTGTGATACACCTTGAGCTTCTCGTCCTTTGTCATGGAGAACGTCTCCAAACCCAGCGGCACCAGCAGGTGGATAAAGTCCTCCGAGAAGACCACCAGCAGGGAGAAAGGCATCCTTGGATGCTCCGCCACGTACATACCAGGCCTCATCTCCTTAACTGACCAGGGGAGGTCAACGATGTCTTCGGCCTTATCGTTGCCGGCCCGCAACCACTCCAGAACCATATTCTCAATGTCCTCCATGCGAACCACCAACACAAATTGGTCAAAGGGGTTAATAACGTTGCACCCGAAGCGGAGGTTTCCACAGGAAGCAGAGGGGTTCTAAGTACAGCAATATACATTGGAAGTTTCAATTCGTAAAGGAATCTATGAATACATTCGGTCATTTCAACTGAAGGAGGAATGCACGTTTATGGATATCCACACAAGTACGTTAGAGTAATCTTCTGGACATTTTAGGAAAATAGATGTGTTAACATCACGGCAGGTAGGTTAACAAACAATACCCCCAGGGAGTTTCATTTCCTGTGGAGCACGGCTTTGGCTACTCCCATAACTGTTTTGTGTTCTTGGTGAAACTCTCCCGTCTTTTCTACAACTTCTGATATTTATAGATTTTCATGAACAATGTTCATAAAAATAATGCAATCATAGAAAATGATGAAAATTAGTCCAATAGGAATCCGCCACTATTTAAAAGCCATGGATTTGGCGTTTGTAAGATGCTTTATAAATTCCCCTTTCCATAAATCCTCTGACTAAATCCTTCCATCTCCAAAACTGGGTTCCAGTGGAAATGAAACTCTGGGGGGTCTTTCAGATGGGCATCGAAAAAGACCTCTGTTTCCACTGGAAAAATGAGTCCATCCGTGGATGTGTAGGGGCATGAGTGATAATTTTTTAAAGCAGGCATCGTAGTGTACACCATGATTCCGGTACCGGTGGTCAGAAAACTTCTCAGAATGAAGGTCAAGGTCAGCAGGAATCGCCTCCTCCAAATAGCGGCGCTTGTGCTCCTGCTGGCGGTTGTTTTCGCGTTCCTGTTTATGTACTTTGAGAATGTGGGCTTTTACACGGCTTTTTACTGGGCAGTCATAACGATGGCCACGATAGGGTACGGGGATATAACGCCCCAGACAGAAGCCGGCCGTGCCGTGGCTATGGTCGCTGCCGTTGCCGGAATATCAACGTTCACGGCTCTCGTTTCAATTCTGGCTGAATACTTCATTTCATCGTCTCTGAGGAGGATGATGGGCATGCACAGCGTTAGGTATTCCGGACACTACGTGATAATCGGCCGCGGGAGCAGCATCCCCAGCTGTGTGGATGAACTCATGTCCGCGATTTCCAGTGGAGAGATAGAGATGCGGCCGATTGTAGTGGTCTTCCCCGACGAGAGCGAGAGGAAGAAGGTTGAGCTTCCAGAGGAAGTGGAGGTTCTCATAGGCGATCCCACGAACCCAGAAACGCTGGAACGCGCCCACGTGAGGGGGGCATCCTACGTCATCCTTGCCCTGGAAGACGACTCGAAGTCAGTATTCACGACTCTCATGGTGAAGCGCATGTCTAACGCGAAGGTCTTCGTCGAGGCCCTCCGCGGCGAGAGCATGGAGCTGCTCAAAGGTGCTGGGGCCGACAGGGTAATACTCAGCAGAAGTCTCGCTGGAAGGCTCCTCGCAAGCTCCGTTTTCGAACCAGAGGTTGTGGACGTCATAGACGACCTTACAACGGCCACCGGTGGCTACGACATCTCCGTCCTGGAGCGGAGGGAGCTGTGGGGCATTCCATACATCGAGGCAATGAAGCGCCTCCGCAATGAGGGCTACTTCCTCCTCGGTTATTACAAGGAGGAACCCGTTCTCAACCCGGCACTTGAAGAGGAGATTCCTAGGGGGTCAAAACTGATCGTCATAAAACCTGGCTCTTCCAGTGGAAGGGGATGATGGCGTTGCCCCCCAAGCTCTGTCATTGGGGATACATCCGATTTTCACTAAAGTAGCTCTGCAATGGTGTGAATTTGCAGCATGGCCCGGTACTCACCATTCTTATCCTTCGCTCCATCGGAAAGAAAAGTATATAACCCTTCGGCTTTTTACCCCTATGAAAGGTAGTTGTAGCGGGTGAGTGAGATGCCACGGAAGAAGAAGGCTGACGATGAAATAAAAGAGCTCGAAGAGTTTGAGGAGCTCGATGTCGTTGCTGAGTCCCCGTCAAGCTCAACCAAGAAAAAGAAAGAGAAGGAGATAAAGACCCTTGAAGACCTCCCCGGTGTCGGGCCGGCAACCGCCGAGAAGCTTCGTGAGGCCGGCTACGACAGCATCGAGGCCATAGCAGTT contains:
- a CDS encoding DNA-directed DNA polymerase II small subunit — protein: MGLIEDLMSNNYLITPLAYYLLVDAYKRDFTLAELIKFAKSKGTFVVDSALAKEFLSWKGVSPMESSTESSPQEAPSIEGYLSPESTPAVEISEESSDFGESGVLTGSSTEMGKSTPSLVSASQTSISTGTVLESSEETHEILQSGGEEGSFSGGESFISTGDVETSEVGGDFESETKVEEPILSEASDESLPVESEAVVEEAPPENGNGYNNGYVNGEENGNGIKPKVVYGDYGVPIAYVGEEVPEEEKSYSVYSDFKISPKAGFHYLAKEIPNDYEITFDVKNVKFALPKAKNAAGKEGDLIVKVYSDYFRSRLKKMRRILRENPEIGGVIDIAKLGYVKSDDEVTIIGLVNSKRETAKGFMFEVEDNTGVIKVFINRNNEESKKFFEIMPDAVVAFRGRYSGRGIFFANRIYLPDVPKFKREKPPLEEKVYAVLLSDVHVGSNKFCEKAFMRFLEWLNGDVNNKAEEEFVSRIKYMIIAGDVVDGIGIYPGQYNELAIPDIFDQYEALANLLSNVPDHITMFIGPGNHDAARTALPQPGFYEEYARPLLKLKNAIIISNPAVIRLHGRDFLIAHGRGIEDVVTALPNRSHHRPAEAMLDLLKLRHLAPTFGEKVPIAPDSEDTLVIESVPDLFQAGHVHVMQYKMYNGVFLINTGTWQAQTEFQKMVNIVPTPARVPIIDIETARLRAVIRFDEYCEGV
- a CDS encoding TrkA family potassium uptake protein, with the translated sequence MIPVPVVRKLLRMKVKVSRNRLLQIAALVLLLAVVFAFLFMYFENVGFYTAFYWAVITMATIGYGDITPQTEAGRAVAMVAAVAGISTFTALVSILAEYFISSSLRRMMGMHSVRYSGHYVIIGRGSSIPSCVDELMSAISSGEIEMRPIVVVFPDESERKKVELPEEVEVLIGDPTNPETLERAHVRGASYVILALEDDSKSVFTTLMVKRMSNAKVFVEALRGESMELLKGAGADRVILSRSLAGRLLASSVFEPEVVDVIDDLTTATGGYDISVLERRELWGIPYIEAMKRLRNEGYFLLGYYKEEPVLNPALEEEIPRGSKLIVIKPGSSSGRG
- a CDS encoding DNA-directed DNA polymerase II large subunit, which produces MTEIYSPEMKAYFESLQREIDRAYEIARKAREQGKDPSLEVEVPQATDMAGRVESLVGPKGVAERIRELVKEYGKELAALKVVDEIIDGKFGDLGSKERYAEQAVRTALAILTEGIVSAPLEGIADVKIKRNIWEDNSEYLALYYAGPIRSSGGTAQALSVLVGDYVRKKLGLDRFKPSEKHIERMVEEIDLYHRAVTRLQYHPEADEVRLAMKNIPIEITGEETDKVEVSHRDVPGIETNHLRGGAILVLAEGVLQKAKKLVKYIDKMGVDGWDWIKEFVEAKEKGKSAEEKPSEDSKAEEAGKAEVGEKVEKGFYYELYERFRANIAPNKKYTKEIIGGRPLFAEPSKNGGFRLRYGRSRVSGFATWSVNPATMLVLDEFIAIGTQMKTERPGKGCIVTPATTVEGPIVKLKDGSVIRVDDYKTALRIRDKIEEILYVGDALVNFGDFVENNQTLLPANYVEEWWIQEFVRAVAETYEVELRPFSDNPREAVEEAAEYIELDPDFLESLLKDPLRVRPDVEVAIHLSKVLEIPFHPYYTLYWNTLKPEEVEGLQMALLGAQIEWDEHMKNKFARKVVLENDPRIKRYLELLGLPHRLEKTEDRKKVIVIDYPWSAALLTPLGNLEWEFKARPFFTVIDIINENNRIKLRDRGISWIGARMGRPEKAKERKMKPPVQVLFPIGLAGGSSRDIKKAAEEGKVTSVEIAFFRCQECGHTGPEHICPRCGTRKELLWHCAKCNVDYSKNEAEGFDFHCPKCGMELKPYARRTIKPSELLRAAMENVKVYGIDKLKGVQGMTSGYKMAEPLEKGILRAKNDVYVFKDGTIRFDATDAPITHFKPREIGTSVEKLRELGYTRDFEGRPLERDDQILELKVQDVILPYEAGRYLLKVTRFIDDLLEKFYGLPRFYNAEKMEDLVGHLVIGLAPHTSAGIIGRIIGFSDVLVGYAHPYYHAAKRRNCDGDEDSVMLLMDALLNFSRYYLPEKRGGKMDAPLVVTTRLDPREVDSEVHNMDVVRYYPLEFYSATYEMKSPKEIKFIERVEDRLGKPEMYEGLKFTHDTDDIGLGPKMSLYKQLGDMVEKVERQLALAERIRAVDEHHVAETIINSHLVPDLRGNLRSFTRQEFRCVKCNTKYRRPPLTGKCPKCGGKIVLTVSKGAIEKYLPTAKMLVTKYNVLDYTRQRICLTEKDIKSLFENVFPERQRTLMGFSADVCEKMIKARTGKSNGKNGYLDELKANGKLKQKSRTEKKKESKASKRSEKKIKPSQGLEKAVKKEKSSMKKKKKGISLDEFFGS
- a CDS encoding ORC1-type DNA replication protein; the protein is MDDSYLDSIFEKYLHAKKIFKNKEVLRHSYTPKELPHRREQIENLAHILVPVLRGETPSNVFVYGKTGTGKTVTIKFVTEELKKISLKYNVPVDVIYVNCEIVDTQYRVLANIVNYFKLESGVEVPLVGWPTDEVYAKLKEVIDAKERFVIIVLDEIDKLIKKSGDDILYSLTRINTELSRAKVSIIGISNDLKFKEYLDARVLSSLSEEEVVFPPYDANQLRDILMQRAESAFNEGVLDDGVVPLCAALAAREHGDARRALDLLRVAGEIAEREGASKVTERHVWKAQEKIEQDTMEEVIKTLPLHSKVLLYAIVLLDENGELPANTGDVYSVYKSLCDHIDLEPLTQRRVSDLINELDMLGIINAKVVSKGRYGRTKEIRLNVTPYKVKNIYRHDHQLQTVLTVSMSRQRRLL
- a CDS encoding DNA-binding protein — translated: MEDIENMVLEWLRAGNDKAEDIVDLPWSVKEMRPGMYVAEHPRMPFSLLVVFSEDFIHLLVPLGLETFSMTKDEKLKVYHTLLRLNDQVNLMKFTLSGMDDDVYLRVDLDKKTLGKEEFNDALTSLLIGLMSAVSELGLEEAFAREIFDRIVGMVLERVDHGASREELMRFLTVKVGMSVEDAKNLLDEVFSAKKEMEERGKDVGYF